The Oxobacter pfennigii genome has a segment encoding these proteins:
- a CDS encoding DMT family transporter translates to MEQQIARQKEKTIYLLMTLSTLFWSGAFIAGKFSVKEFPPFTLTFLRFFIASAIIFIIMIKVEKEWKITLKDVPVFLTLGIVGMFGYHVMFFMALKYTSAINSSLIAATNPLMTAILASFFLGDKMSYKKIGPVLLSLSGVALTITGGNFKEVVQAGLNIGDLFMLAAVFLWAAYSVLSKKIGGKYSPIVLTAYSFISCSIILIPFVIWENPASFIPSSTISGWTAVFYMAIFPSVIGYLVQQHSIKIIGARRTMIFVNLVPVFSIILSLLILKETLSPFKLLSSLLIIVGVYFTNRLGN, encoded by the coding sequence ATGGAACAGCAAATAGCGCGACAAAAGGAAAAAACAATTTATTTACTTATGACTCTGTCAACATTATTCTGGTCCGGAGCTTTTATTGCCGGTAAATTCAGCGTTAAGGAATTTCCTCCCTTTACATTGACCTTTTTAAGATTTTTTATCGCTTCTGCAATAATATTTATCATTATGATTAAAGTTGAAAAAGAATGGAAAATCACTCTTAAGGATGTGCCTGTATTTTTAACATTGGGTATCGTAGGAATGTTCGGATATCATGTAATGTTTTTTATGGCGTTAAAATATACAAGCGCCATTAATTCCTCCCTCATTGCCGCCACCAATCCTCTCATGACTGCCATACTTGCCTCATTTTTTCTGGGTGATAAAATGAGCTATAAAAAGATTGGCCCTGTTTTATTGTCACTGTCAGGGGTTGCTCTTACCATAACGGGAGGAAACTTCAAGGAAGTGGTACAAGCCGGTTTAAATATAGGTGACCTTTTTATGCTGGCAGCAGTATTTTTGTGGGCGGCATATTCTGTATTGAGCAAAAAAATAGGAGGCAAATACTCTCCTATTGTGCTGACAGCTTACAGTTTTATAAGCTGCTCCATCATTCTGATACCTTTTGTTATCTGGGAAAATCCCGCATCCTTCATACCTTCCTCAACCATATCAGGATGGACGGCCGTTTTTTACATGGCTATATTCCCTTCTGTTATAGGATATCTGGTGCAGCAGCATTCAATTAAAATAATCGGAGCCAGAAGAACCATGATATTTGTTAACCTGGTGCCGGTATTTTCAATTATACTTTCACTGCTGATACTCAAAGAAACCTTATCTCCCTTTAAGCTCTTAAGCTCACTTCTTATAATAGTAGGAGTTTATTTTACAAACAGGTTGGGAAATTAA